The following are encoded together in the Fibrobacter sp. UWB10 genome:
- a CDS encoding tetratricopeptide repeat protein yields EGYPVAGATVNVKDVSIFRYLALDLEMSHDDLWAKKNRGLVWAAKLTTRFGDTREENIGEERYRRLNIEPENDYYAAMNLYLNRRFLDAAYAFGKIQTKYPSFRLADEAAFYMAKSFENLRMHKAAKSIYEDAIKRYPQSDQLAKFHFQLMNLDYKEGKYKEGMDKYQFIAKNFGKSDAKIDADYIAGQIKFEQGLDKESVDLLASILPGNANYLYARYTMGIAYNRMSKFDEAENCFRAITEQPVTNNSERDIQDAAKVKLGHLFFSAEKPDIVAAARMYLQVHKESPVFDEAVLGIAWCFLKARKLDDAMKVAKWIINNFPESFLVSEAYLVIGFCYYIKEDWRNAIEPLSEAEKRTEKPMVSVASRDSARQAYDAMQSELDSVQVIALDLARQLPTPRVESKRKALRPMFDKVHQAIEDYASFMQRSIQSDHFEYNRKRVLDYAGFYLVCVRSGAACEPEEIDPPEIVF; encoded by the coding sequence GAAGGTTACCCGGTTGCTGGCGCTACGGTTAACGTCAAGGATGTGAGCATCTTCCGTTACCTCGCTCTCGACCTCGAAATGTCTCACGATGACCTTTGGGCCAAGAAAAATCGCGGTTTAGTGTGGGCCGCCAAACTCACGACCCGCTTCGGTGATACCCGTGAAGAGAATATCGGCGAAGAACGCTATCGTCGCTTGAATATTGAGCCTGAAAACGACTACTATGCAGCTATGAATCTCTATTTGAATCGTCGGTTCTTGGATGCCGCATACGCTTTTGGTAAAATCCAGACCAAGTACCCATCATTCCGCTTGGCGGACGAGGCTGCTTTCTACATGGCAAAGTCCTTTGAAAACCTCCGTATGCACAAGGCTGCGAAGTCCATCTATGAAGACGCTATCAAACGTTATCCGCAGAGCGATCAACTTGCCAAGTTCCACTTCCAGTTGATGAACCTCGACTATAAGGAAGGCAAGTACAAGGAAGGTATGGACAAGTATCAATTCATTGCCAAGAATTTCGGCAAAAGCGATGCGAAGATTGACGCTGACTACATTGCTGGCCAGATCAAGTTCGAACAGGGGCTCGATAAGGAATCCGTTGACCTGCTTGCCTCTATTCTTCCGGGTAACGCCAACTACCTCTACGCTCGCTATACCATGGGTATCGCTTACAACCGTATGAGCAAGTTTGACGAAGCCGAAAATTGTTTCCGCGCTATTACGGAACAGCCTGTTACCAACAACTCCGAACGCGATATTCAGGACGCGGCCAAGGTCAAGCTCGGTCACCTATTCTTCTCTGCAGAAAAGCCAGACATCGTTGCCGCAGCTCGGATGTATCTCCAGGTCCATAAGGAATCTCCGGTGTTCGACGAAGCTGTGCTCGGTATTGCATGGTGCTTTCTCAAGGCTCGCAAACTGGATGACGCTATGAAAGTGGCAAAGTGGATCATCAACAACTTTCCGGAATCATTCCTCGTGTCTGAAGCATATCTCGTGATTGGCTTCTGCTACTACATAAAGGAAGACTGGCGGAACGCTATCGAACCTTTGAGCGAAGCAGAAAAACGCACGGAAAAGCCGATGGTGTCTGTTGCTTCTCGCGATAGTGCTCGTCAGGCTTACGATGCAATGCAGAGCGAATTAGACTCCGTTCAGGTTATCGCCTTGGATCTAGCTCGCCAGTTGCCGACTCCTCGTGTGGAAAGCAAGCGTAAAGCTTTGCGTCCGATGTTTGATAAGGTTCACCAAGCTATTGAAGATTACGCGTCGTTTATGCAAAGATCAATCCAGAGTGACCACTTTGAATATAACCGCAAGCGCGTCTTGGATTACGCTGGCTTTTATCTCGTATGTGTCCGTTCTGGAGCTGCTTGTGAACCAGAAGAGATTGATCCTCCAGAGATCGTGTTTTGA
- a CDS encoding FISUMP domain-containing protein codes for MKKFTYLMLFVFVVAFLDACGDEGSDSISYPEGKESSPEDILSSSDAQDPEQQPLSSAMSEGVGSCSSVSSSSVSSSSVKSSSSLAESSSSSKPFTIDDMEFVKIGPYEFATKNLNIPVEGSRCYDDLEENCERYGRLYTWAAALAIDESYNYKRYGGLVEPHQGVCPEGTHIVTYDELAELFNIVGDIRDTLDEEMDIPEEDNLIKKLNRGQGGFFDTTGTFVGIDSVAGLWIANESTVNIPSYAWMVTFENADFGYTSYITLFNKTFGAFVRCVKGEAYTMISSSSEAEVPSSSSKADLTLTVAEGCESATRENWKYLNPDVEYGCIKDSRDGRYYKTLVLDEQMWIAENLRYVPENTKIQSWCLSEKDGECDEFGRFYHGNAVAANPGICPEGFHVPSMSEFEKLIKYEEKSLISVDGWRKNQYSFEGDNATGMSFLPSGVRGYDDGLGAGWETGVFSWVDASAFAWTSTSDHFMGYYHFSVDNYSDISFAGKAAGFGIPIRCVKN; via the coding sequence ATGAAAAAGTTTACATATCTTATGTTATTCGTGTTCGTCGTGGCGTTTCTTGATGCCTGTGGCGATGAAGGCAGCGACTCTATCTCATACCCGGAAGGGAAGGAATCTTCGCCTGAAGACATCTTGAGCAGTAGCGATGCACAAGACCCGGAACAACAGCCCCTTAGTAGCGCAATGTCCGAAGGTGTTGGGTCCTGTTCTTCGGTCTCGTCTAGTAGTGTGTCGTCATCTTCGGTCAAGTCGAGCAGCAGTCTTGCAGAATCCAGCAGTTCGTCAAAGCCCTTTACTATTGATGACATGGAGTTTGTAAAAATCGGCCCTTACGAGTTTGCAACCAAAAACTTGAATATCCCTGTAGAAGGCAGCCGCTGTTACGATGACTTGGAAGAAAATTGTGAACGCTACGGACGCCTGTATACATGGGCTGCGGCTTTGGCCATAGATGAATCCTACAACTATAAGAGGTATGGGGGATTGGTAGAACCTCATCAGGGCGTATGCCCCGAAGGAACGCATATTGTCACTTATGATGAGTTGGCTGAACTATTTAATATAGTGGGAGATATAAGAGATACGCTTGACGAAGAAATGGATATACCTGAAGAAGATAATTTGATAAAGAAACTCAACAGGGGTCAAGGTGGCTTTTTCGATACCACGGGAACCTTTGTTGGTATTGATTCTGTGGCTGGTCTATGGATTGCCAATGAATCGACTGTAAATATTCCCAGCTACGCCTGGATGGTTACCTTCGAAAATGCCGATTTTGGATATACCTCCTACATTACTCTTTTCAATAAGACCTTTGGTGCGTTTGTTCGCTGCGTTAAAGGGGAGGCATACACCATGATTTCGTCCTCTAGCGAAGCAGAAGTTCCTTCGTCCAGTTCCAAGGCGGATCTTACGCTAACGGTTGCCGAAGGGTGCGAATCTGCTACTCGCGAGAACTGGAAATACCTCAACCCGGATGTTGAATATGGTTGCATCAAGGATTCCCGCGATGGAAGGTATTACAAGACTTTAGTCCTGGACGAACAGATGTGGATTGCCGAAAATCTGCGCTATGTGCCGGAGAATACAAAAATCCAGAGTTGGTGCCTTTCCGAAAAGGATGGTGAATGTGATGAATTCGGCCGCTTTTACCATGGTAATGCCGTTGCAGCCAATCCGGGAATTTGCCCTGAAGGTTTCCATGTTCCAAGTATGAGTGAATTCGAAAAACTTATCAAGTACGAAGAGAAATCCTTGATTTCTGTGGACGGGTGGAGGAAAAACCAATATTCGTTTGAAGGCGACAATGCGACAGGAATGTCGTTCCTTCCAAGCGGGGTTCGTGGCTACGATGATGGGCTTGGAGCAGGCTGGGAAACGGGTGTGTTCAGTTGGGTGGATGCATCCGCATTCGCCTGGACAAGCACCTCGGATCACTTCATGGGTTATTATCATTTCTCTGTAGACAATTACAGTGATATAAGTTTTGCTGGAAAGGCAGCCGGTTTCGGGATTCCAATCCGCTGCGTCAAAAACTAG
- a CDS encoding UvrD-helicase domain-containing protein, which yields MALENMDLERLDLEQREAVETTEGFVRVVAGAGSGKTRTLTQRYLYLVKEMGISPSNILCVTFTNKAANEMKKRIRTVLGGDDSGYISTFHGFCVRFLREEIHVLNYPKEFMILDEDDQKSLLHKAYADLGYSLKDLKISSVIDYIGGRKAADINYVSLFAELPSEGMTTKDHLLALSEAADDKWMRVYYRYLYEQKKNYALDFDDLILSTLYILEKFPEQLDKWRKRMMYIMVDEYQDIDGQQYQLADLLASYHKNLFVVGDPDQTIYGWRGADVNRILEFDKTHENTKTILLQNNYRSTPSILKVPDAVIKNNKFRIEKVLRPKRVGGKTPVFYHAKNTREEAKWIVEQIQNAVQSAAHYKDIAVLYRMHSQSRSVEEALMAENIPYKVYSGVGFYQRKEIKDVICYLRMLVYADDLSFMRTVNTPKRQFGPRKIATLQAFADARGVGLYEALLEIVSEAGLLNNVAVDVSSQAELSSVGDENQKIDFDCKGFLARSNVVEYVKLIEKYRSRYKDMSVSEVLAKILRETKYEEMLRLDGDEDRLDNLAELKQGILEFENYYEEDASLDEYLQNIVLFTNTDEDTEEKDRVQLMTIHNAKGLEFPYVFVCGLNEGFFPVKRVQNKIQLEEERRLAYVAFTRAENVLCLSDAEDGVAGESGTRYPSRFLLEMDMGGLNIAHGISEDFLEAAKAYIANIDRDREFLSDESLGLVKKAPSAEFAEGDRVMHKIFGAGTVKAVDEKNFCYEIAFEKFATPRTIQFDYPLTRI from the coding sequence ATGGCCCTAGAAAATATGGATCTGGAACGCTTGGATTTGGAACAGCGGGAAGCGGTGGAAACCACCGAGGGCTTTGTGCGCGTGGTGGCAGGGGCTGGGTCCGGTAAAACCCGGACGCTGACCCAGCGTTACCTGTATCTGGTGAAGGAGATGGGAATTTCGCCGTCGAACATTCTGTGCGTCACGTTTACCAACAAGGCCGCGAACGAAATGAAAAAGCGCATTCGCACGGTGTTGGGCGGCGACGACAGCGGCTACATTTCTACGTTCCACGGCTTTTGCGTGCGCTTTTTGCGCGAAGAAATCCATGTGCTGAATTACCCGAAAGAATTCATGATTCTGGACGAAGACGACCAGAAGTCCCTTTTGCACAAGGCCTATGCCGATTTGGGCTACTCGCTTAAAGATTTAAAAATTAGCAGTGTGATCGACTACATTGGGGGCCGAAAGGCAGCCGACATCAATTACGTTTCACTTTTTGCGGAACTGCCGTCAGAAGGCATGACCACCAAGGACCATTTGCTTGCACTTTCAGAGGCTGCCGATGACAAGTGGATGCGCGTTTATTACCGCTACCTCTACGAGCAGAAAAAAAATTACGCGCTGGACTTTGACGACTTGATTCTTTCGACGCTGTACATTCTCGAAAAATTCCCGGAACAGCTTGACAAATGGCGCAAGCGCATGATGTACATCATGGTCGATGAATACCAGGACATCGATGGTCAACAGTACCAGCTGGCAGATTTGTTGGCGAGCTACCACAAGAATCTTTTTGTGGTGGGTGACCCGGACCAAACCATTTACGGCTGGCGCGGTGCCGATGTCAATCGCATTTTGGAATTTGACAAGACCCACGAAAACACCAAGACGATTTTGCTGCAGAACAATTACCGCTCCACGCCTAGCATTTTGAAGGTGCCGGATGCGGTCATCAAGAACAACAAGTTCCGAATTGAAAAAGTCTTGAGGCCCAAACGTGTAGGCGGCAAGACGCCAGTCTTTTACCACGCCAAGAACACCCGCGAAGAGGCCAAATGGATTGTTGAACAAATCCAGAATGCCGTGCAAAGCGCAGCCCATTACAAGGATATTGCGGTGCTTTACCGCATGCACTCGCAGTCGCGCTCTGTAGAAGAAGCCTTGATGGCCGAAAATATTCCTTACAAGGTTTATAGTGGTGTCGGATTTTATCAACGCAAAGAAATCAAGGATGTCATTTGCTATTTGCGAATGCTGGTGTACGCCGACGATTTGTCGTTCATGCGTACGGTAAATACGCCCAAGCGCCAGTTCGGCCCGCGCAAGATTGCAACATTGCAGGCCTTTGCCGATGCTCGCGGTGTCGGGCTCTACGAGGCTCTACTTGAAATTGTCTCGGAAGCGGGTCTTTTGAATAATGTGGCGGTCGATGTTTCGTCGCAGGCGGAACTTTCCTCTGTCGGCGACGAAAATCAAAAGATTGATTTCGACTGCAAGGGATTTTTAGCCCGAAGCAATGTGGTGGAATACGTGAAGCTGATTGAAAAGTACCGTTCCCGCTACAAGGACATGAGCGTCTCCGAAGTCCTCGCGAAAATCCTGCGCGAAACCAAGTACGAAGAAATGCTGCGTCTAGACGGCGACGAAGACCGCCTCGACAATTTGGCGGAACTCAAACAGGGCATTCTGGAATTCGAAAATTACTACGAAGAAGACGCTTCGCTAGATGAATACTTGCAGAATATTGTGCTGTTTACGAACACCGACGAAGACACGGAAGAAAAAGACCGAGTGCAGCTCATGACGATTCACAATGCGAAGGGCTTGGAATTTCCGTATGTATTCGTATGCGGCTTGAACGAAGGCTTTTTCCCAGTCAAGCGCGTGCAGAACAAAATCCAGCTGGAAGAAGAACGCCGCCTGGCCTATGTGGCATTTACCCGCGCCGAGAATGTACTTTGCTTGAGCGATGCCGAAGACGGCGTTGCAGGCGAAAGCGGAACCCGCTACCCCTCTAGATTCCTGCTGGAAATGGATATGGGCGGACTGAATATCGCCCACGGCATTTCAGAAGATTTTCTCGAAGCCGCGAAGGCCTACATTGCAAACATCGATCGTGACCGAGAATTTCTGAGCGACGAAAGTCTTGGACTCGTAAAAAAGGCGCCTTCGGCCGAGTTTGCCGAGGGCGACCGCGTAATGCATAAAATTTTTGGAGCAGGAACTGTGAAGGCCGTAGACGAAAAGAACTTCTGCTACGAAATCGCCTTCGAAAAGTTTGCGACCCCGCGCACTATCCAGTTTGATTATCCTTTGACGCGGATATAA
- a CDS encoding NPCBM/NEW2 domain-containing protein, translated as MKKNQATTLFIVWGSICLFANILCSNASAFGGDQGYWADWVQKLANGGFEKFNGNYPPLYVFWLWVVSKIYVLTEIPIDKTFMLKFLCLWPIYFSHLGLVDITTRLVSKSKLDPVKINLIIALVALNPALLLDGPIWGQVDLFPCVFGVAALYCINFRNKIKYASMFFALALLAKFQMILLLPVFGGIFIRRYKVSWRGLPAMAVAIALVFLPFLISGNLGGMLSKAYVDTTSQYPFSTYNAANLWMLLSGNLSSDATPLFNLSSNGIGFLLAPSWIGKILFVIISAYILKCALFAKTLRKTFELATLNAFAFFLLLPGMHERYLLYAIPFACIWFALDVRKSWFWATAITTLCAMNIAIVNGFKGADLWPWVSGLTVIVFLAAVIHTLAPRAFPFVATVFQKLSIPRFAPYVLLGSILLVELGCEIKNSLPADIELAENQMYLTDIRIDHFTQEYSTPKINRSVEGKTLAVKGRQFEHGIGTHAKSQLYFNLPANAETLEFMAGIDDEVSGGGSVKFSVNAPDKVLWASGVVHGSNPPVQGKVDVSGLEYIYLEVDANGDNAYDHADWLNLVLTVKK; from the coding sequence ATGAAGAAAAATCAGGCAACGACGCTTTTTATTGTTTGGGGCAGCATTTGCCTGTTTGCAAATATTCTTTGTTCTAACGCATCGGCGTTCGGAGGAGATCAAGGGTATTGGGCAGACTGGGTGCAAAAACTCGCCAACGGCGGTTTTGAAAAGTTCAACGGGAACTATCCCCCGCTTTACGTTTTTTGGCTTTGGGTAGTTTCCAAGATTTATGTCTTGACCGAAATTCCCATCGACAAGACGTTCATGCTAAAATTCCTTTGCCTATGGCCCATTTACTTTTCGCACTTGGGCTTGGTCGACATTACGACCCGACTGGTCAGCAAAAGCAAACTTGACCCGGTCAAAATCAACCTGATTATTGCTCTAGTCGCACTGAACCCCGCTTTATTGCTCGACGGCCCTATTTGGGGACAGGTCGATTTGTTCCCCTGCGTGTTCGGGGTGGCGGCCCTCTACTGCATCAATTTCAGGAACAAGATTAAATACGCCTCCATGTTCTTTGCACTTGCTCTGCTTGCAAAGTTCCAAATGATTCTCTTGCTCCCTGTGTTTGGCGGAATCTTTATCCGTCGCTACAAAGTTTCTTGGCGCGGGCTCCCCGCCATGGCGGTCGCAATCGCCCTCGTCTTTTTGCCTTTCCTTATCTCAGGGAACTTGGGCGGTATGCTTTCCAAAGCCTACGTAGACACCACAAGCCAATACCCGTTCTCGACTTACAATGCGGCTAACTTGTGGATGCTCTTGTCGGGCAACTTGAGCAGCGACGCTACCCCGCTCTTTAACTTGTCTTCTAACGGTATCGGATTCTTACTTGCCCCCAGCTGGATTGGCAAGATTCTCTTTGTGATTATTTCGGCCTACATTTTAAAGTGCGCCCTTTTTGCAAAGACTCTCCGCAAGACTTTTGAACTTGCCACCTTGAATGCTTTTGCATTCTTCTTGCTGTTGCCCGGCATGCACGAACGCTACCTGCTTTACGCCATTCCGTTCGCCTGCATTTGGTTCGCTCTCGATGTTCGCAAGTCCTGGTTCTGGGCGACCGCTATCACGACTCTTTGTGCCATGAACATTGCGATTGTGAACGGATTCAAGGGTGCTGACCTTTGGCCCTGGGTTTCTGGCCTCACGGTGATCGTATTCCTTGCCGCGGTCATTCACACCCTGGCACCGCGTGCATTCCCGTTTGTCGCAACCGTTTTCCAAAAGCTTTCGATTCCGCGATTTGCGCCTTATGTTTTGCTCGGTTCCATTTTGCTGGTCGAACTCGGCTGCGAAATTAAGAATTCCCTGCCGGCAGATATTGAGCTTGCCGAAAACCAGATGTACCTGACCGATATTCGCATTGACCATTTCACGCAAGAATACAGCACTCCCAAGATTAATCGCTCTGTCGAAGGTAAGACTCTTGCCGTCAAGGGAAGGCAATTCGAACATGGTATCGGAACTCATGCCAAATCGCAGTTGTACTTCAACCTGCCTGCAAACGCCGAGACGCTCGAATTCATGGCAGGCATCGACGACGAAGTTTCGGGCGGCGGTTCAGTCAAGTTTAGCGTGAACGCTCCGGACAAAGTCCTTTGGGCAAGCGGTGTCGTACACGGAAGCAACCCGCCTGTACAAGGCAAGGTTGACGTTTCGGGGCTCGAATACATTTATCTCGAAGTCGATGCCAACGGCGACAACGCTTACGACCATGCCGACTGGCTGAATCTTGTTTTGACGGTCAAGAAATAA
- a CDS encoding glycosyltransferase family 39 protein → MLAVKKFLLHKVQSYKEACIAHPVRISLFWLSLLIGILARTFMFGEVPGDINQDEAFAGYNAYTLLHYARDSYGYRLPVYLTAWGSGMNALESYLMIPFVALFGLKIWAIRLPMLLVGIFSLVAVYKIVLRFSNTKFALLALFLVAISPWHVMLSRWALESNLAPGFVLFGIFFFIWGLDKPKYLMFSALSFGLSLYAYATIWAVVPFIIVACILYAIWTHALSLNRYVWISLGILIALACPLVLFLLVNKGVINEIKLPFLSIPKLVYFRDSEISFAKIPENAANLWNILKNESDGLPWNSIRNFGIFYKGLIEFSAVGLGIFIWQTIQDIRNRRLGLSTFVIIWFLAGLTIGLLINVNINRVNILFLPLLILAAQGMIITAKVSHPKILYIMIFAFSLSFADFEKEYFTTYKDSIGKHFCEGLEDAMNFAQSKMKSGMRMVVDPNTSYPRILFFGKVDLDSYLSTVNYTNFPSAFLYVHSFDKYDFTNDLNHVRSDVIYLQENDEFRMNRLQESGYKVKNFGKYIVGYSAQ, encoded by the coding sequence ATGCTCGCCGTAAAGAAATTCCTGTTGCACAAAGTGCAAAGCTATAAAGAAGCCTGCATCGCACACCCCGTGCGCATTTCGCTCTTTTGGCTTTCTTTGCTCATCGGAATTTTGGCAAGAACTTTCATGTTTGGTGAAGTCCCTGGCGACATCAACCAAGACGAAGCTTTTGCGGGCTACAACGCCTACACACTCTTGCATTACGCTAGGGATTCCTACGGCTACCGCCTGCCGGTTTACCTGACCGCATGGGGCTCCGGCATGAACGCGCTGGAATCTTACCTCATGATTCCCTTTGTCGCTCTTTTCGGGCTCAAGATTTGGGCAATCCGTTTGCCGATGCTTCTTGTCGGAATATTCTCGCTTGTCGCTGTATACAAGATTGTCCTGAGATTTTCGAACACCAAGTTCGCTTTGTTGGCGCTTTTCTTGGTCGCGATTTCGCCCTGGCATGTCATGCTTTCGCGCTGGGCACTTGAATCGAATCTCGCTCCGGGATTTGTTCTGTTCGGAATTTTCTTTTTTATCTGGGGACTCGACAAACCCAAATACTTAATGTTTTCGGCCCTCAGTTTCGGGCTATCGCTTTACGCCTACGCCACCATTTGGGCCGTCGTTCCGTTTATCATTGTGGCATGTATCCTTTACGCAATCTGGACGCATGCGCTCTCTTTGAATCGCTACGTTTGGATTTCACTTGGCATTTTAATTGCGCTCGCATGCCCGCTCGTTCTTTTCCTTTTAGTCAACAAGGGCGTAATTAACGAAATCAAACTCCCCTTCTTGAGCATTCCAAAGCTAGTCTATTTCCGCGACAGCGAAATTTCGTTCGCCAAGATTCCTGAAAATGCGGCAAACCTTTGGAACATTCTCAAAAACGAAAGCGATGGATTGCCTTGGAATTCCATTCGAAATTTCGGAATCTTTTACAAGGGCTTGATTGAGTTTTCTGCTGTCGGTCTTGGCATTTTCATTTGGCAAACCATTCAAGACATTCGCAATCGCAGACTCGGTCTTTCGACATTCGTTATCATTTGGTTCTTGGCGGGCCTTACTATCGGGCTTTTGATTAACGTGAACATCAACCGCGTCAACATTTTGTTTTTGCCCTTGCTGATTCTTGCCGCGCAAGGCATGATTATCACGGCCAAAGTCTCGCACCCCAAGATTCTTTATATTATGATTTTCGCCTTCTCACTTTCGTTTGCGGACTTTGAAAAGGAATACTTTACCACCTATAAAGATTCTATTGGCAAGCACTTTTGCGAAGGCCTTGAAGACGCCATGAATTTTGCACAGAGCAAAATGAAAAGCGGCATGCGAATGGTCGTAGACCCGAACACAAGCTACCCGCGCATTCTGTTCTTTGGCAAGGTTGATTTAGACTCATACCTTTCTACCGTAAACTACACGAATTTTCCAAGCGCCTTCTTGTACGTGCATTCGTTCGACAAGTACGACTTTACGAACGATTTGAATCACGTTAGGTCAGACGTTATCTACCTGCAAGAAAACGACGAATTCCGCATGAATCGCCTGCAGGAATCCGGCTACAAAGTCAAGAATTTCGGGAAATACATTGTAGGCTATTCAGCCCAGTGA